The DNA window TAAATTTTGTTTAAATTTTTAGAAATTATAGTGTTTTCTTAGATTTAATTTTGAATCTTAAATTTTGTTTAAATTTTTAGAAATTATAGTGTTTTATTGGATTTATTTTTTTATTGAATTTAGTGCTTTTAAATATAAATACTTATTTATTAAAGTTTAATCTAAAATACAATAAGTTTGATATTTTAAATTTAATTTTTTTATTTATAAAATGTTTAAAATTTTAATTTTTTTAAATACTTGATATAAAATTAGGATTATATATAAAAATTTAGGGGCCTGAATTTTTTTACATTTGTGAGAGCTTTTGTAAGCCTGTTTTTGATGTATCAGAGTTCTGTACAAGTAGTGTTCCTAATAATACATATAAATATAGGGTTTTTTCTACTGATTTTGGTGTAAATTTGTGTATTTTTCTCATTTCTAATGAATTTTTAAGTACTTTGAAATAGTCTTCAATTTTACCTCTTATTGGTTTGTAATGTTTCCAATTCATGAGTTTACTGATTAATTCTTTTTTTAATCTTTTAAAAAGTCTTTTATTTTTGTTTAAATCTTTTTTATTTTTAAATATGTTTAATGAGTAGCTTAAAACATCATTAAGGTGTTTTATGTTTAGAAATTTTTTTGGGAAAATTAGCGGGACGATCTGGTATTCGCTGATTCTTATTTGGTAGTTTATGAAACTGTAATATTCTTTATCAAAGATTAATGTGTCTTGTTTTCTTATTATTCGTCTTCTGCGTAATTCTTTCATTATTTCTTCAAAAAGTTTTGTATCGTTGGGTTCGCCAGAATGGAATAAAATTGCAACGGGAGTCATAGAATTGTAATCAAATATGAATGTTGTTTTAAATTCAATATAAAATCTTTTAGATGAAGAATAGCTCCATTTAAGATCCATTTTTCTTAGTTTTTCTTTTGATTGTTTTTTATGGTTAAAATTGAAATTTAAGTCTATTGGTGTTGTATCAACAATGAAAGTCTTTTTTCTCTTTTTTATAGTTACAGAAAGCTTTTAATGCACTATTTACGGAATCTGTATAATTTCTTACGGAGTTTCTTTGGAAGTAATCGTAGATTTCTTGAGTTTCTAAAATCGGGTTGATTTTAAATTATTTTTTTAGTTCTTCTTTGTTTTTAAGGTTTTTTACAATAAAATTAAGGGGTAAATCGAAAAATATGCTTATGAATTGTGTTTTGATTACTGTATCTAATTTTTTAAGGTTTTTAAATCCATTAGATGAAAATATTTGTTTTGATTTTCTAGAACCAATATTTTTAAATATTTTGTCTAACATAATATAGTTTGGGTCGTTTTTATCAAGATTTAAATTGTGCAACATTTTTTTCGCCAAATATATATTTATTGCATTTATTATTTAAATTTATTGGTTTAAATGACCTTTTTTTATTAAATTACTAATTTTACAATTGTATTATTACAAAACAAGAATATACCATAATTAAAGCTATAAAAATAAGAAAATTTAGGCCTCAAAAACAAGTCAAAAATTCATGCCCCTAAAATATTTAATAATTTGAATTTCTTTTATTATTGAAATTTCATATTTGTTTTTATTTTTTAAAAAAAAGTTTAAATATTAGTTAAATATACATTTAAACATAAAAAACATATGAAAAATATTTATATGAATAAATCTTTATTGAAATTTAATTAGATTAAAAAATAAAATTAAATAATTATTTTTTGTTTATTAAAATATTAAATTTTCTAAACAATTTATCACATATATTTTTTTTAAATGGGGAGTATATTGGGAATATGAAAAAAAGTTATATTTTATATTTTCTTTTGATTATGTTTATGATTATTATAGGGTTAAATATGTCTTCAATCTCTGCAGTAGATAATACAAATACTACTATAAATCACACAGATATAATTCAAAACAATACAAATAATATAAATCAAAGTATTATCACAAAAAGCAATGAAAATAATGATAATGATATTGAGGATTATGGTTATAATTCTGAAGATAACGATAAACTAATTTTAGGAAATTCTAAAGAAATTCTAAAATCAGATAATCTTAATTCATCAAATGAAAATAATATTGATAAAATTCCAGTTAATCTTGTTGTTAATGATTTAGTTAAATATTTTCATAATAATAATACTTTAAATATTTATTTATATGATAATAATGGTAATCCATTAGTAAATCAGAAAATAACTATTACTTTACAGGAAATAACATATAACAAAACTATTAACTCTGAGGGAATGGCTTGTTTAGATATTAATCTTTGGCCAAATACATACAATGCAACAATAAAATATGAAGGAACATCAATTTATGCACCAGCATCAAAAAAAATTACTATAACAATATTAAAAAGAATACCATTCTTCATAGATGTGTCTGATAACATAACACCCTATGAACCATTCTACTTTAAATTAATGGACAACCAAGGATACCCATTAATAAATAAAACAGTAAATTTATATTGTGAGGGGGAAAAAATTAATTTAACCTCAGATAATCATGGGTTATGCTACTGTTTCTTAAAATTAAGTCCAGGCTATCATAACATATACTTAAATTATAGTAGTAATGATTTAGAAAATTCATCAACATTTTCATATGGGTCAATTTATATAAATAATTTTACAAAATCTTTTAAAATACAAGATATTATCAACACAGCAATCATACTTAAAGACACTATTTTTAAAAACCACATATTACCAAGTAATATTACTATTTCAGATACAAATTTAAGCATTTTTGAATTCTCATATCTCATGGCAAAAACCATAAACCAAATCTATGATAATGAAAATACAGATGAAACAATAAACTTACCATATATTTATAAAGCTGTGATTTATGATAATTATATATTTCATAATGAAACATTAAGTTATTATACTTATATACATATGGTAAATACTTTAGTAGATTTTGTTGAAGATAATAATTATCTTCCAAGTTATTTAACAAATTATACACATGCAAATATAGATTTTAAAACATATACATTTTGTTTTTCAAAAATATTGTCCTTTTACAATTTAAGTTCATTTTTACCATCAAAAATTTATATTGAAAATATTGGTGTTAATTATACAGATAGTATTTATTATGAATTTAATGATGATTATAATTTTGATTCCAGATTTACAAATATTTGTAACTTTAATAGTTCATATACAGGTTACAACAATGGTTTAATAGAAACTAAAATTATTTCTGAAAATTATACATTCAATTATGGTTCAGTTTATGGTAAAATAAGAATAACGGATAATGATGGTAGAGGATTACAGAACAAAATATTATATTTAAAAGTTGGAAATGAATGTTTTAATTATACAACAGATTTTTGGGGAGATATATACTATAATTTAAATTTATATCCCGGATTATATAATTTAACCATTATATTTAATGGAGATAAATTATTTAAAACATCAACAGCTAATTATTCAATAAAAATTCTAAAATCAAATATTTTATTATTAATTAAAAATGATATATTACCATTTGATAATAATCTGATTCTTTATATGGTAAATAATGATGGATTTCCAGTGGCAAATCACACTATAACATTAAATATAAACAATAAAAATTATACACTAAAATCAGATGATTTAGGATATATAAAATTCAATGAAACATTACCAATAGGACAAAATATTCTTAATTTTACATTTAATGGTGATGAAACATATAATCCATTAAATTATAATTTTACTTTAAATATTAAGGATAAAACATTCTTTGAAGGTAATGATTTAACTGTTAAAAATGGAAATAGAAATTTAAACATTAAATTATACTCTGATAAATGCAATTTAGTTAATAAAACTATTATCTGTAAAATATTAAGCCAAAATCTTAACCTTATTAAAAATTTAACAATAAACACTGATAATAATGGTGAAATTCAAATACCTACTTCAAATTTTAATTCAGGAAATTATTATGTATCAGTATATTATATGGGTAATGATAATTATTTGAATTCCTCAAAAATATTTAATTTAAAAATTATTACTGATGGAACAATTCTTACATATATACATAGTAAAAATTTAATTATTCATAGTAAGGGGGAATATTTTGTTGGAATATTAACTGATCAGTTTGGAAATCCTATTGAAAATGTGCCTTTAAACATATTATTTATTAATAAAAATGTCACAACAACTTATTCAAGAATTACAAATGAAAATGGGACATTTAAACTACAAATTAATATGAATAACCCTAATATTTACAAAGTTATATGTAAATTTGAAGGTAATGAAATATATTCACCTATAACTGCAGAATTTAAAATTGATGCATATTACAAACCTAATTTAATTTACACAATAAATATAACCTCTAAAGAAAAAGATGAATTTCATGTATTTATTAAAGGAAAAGATGTAATTAAGAATTTAACTGTTCCTTATGGTCGTTTAATTGGATTTTATAAAAACAATAAATTATATAAATACACTTATGGTTATACTGAATCTGGTGCAAATAATTTAAAAATTAATAAATATTATTTCTTTTCACTAACTAATACTAATAATATTATAGAAATTAAAAATAGTTCAATTATTACAAGTATTGGATTTTTAATATATTCAAATGGAGCAAACATATTTATCAGATATCTTGCATACAATAAAGACAAACTTTACAGTTTAAATGTTATTTATAATGGTGGAAAATATTCAAATAAAAATATTTGTAATGTAAATTTTTATTATGGTAATAATAAAATTGCTTCAATGTTCTTTAGCTCTGAAATTTATACAAGCACGACTCAAACTTACTTAAATAATAATTTAAATATGAAATTCAATTCAAGTACATGGTATATTAATTATCAACCAGTTGCTTCTTCAACATTTTTAAATAATTATGGAAACTATAATATTTTTGATTTCATGTATGAAAATATAAATTATATTCTTTTATCTTATGGGGGTGTAGCTAACAAATATAAATTTAATAAAGCTAATTGGACAAATAAATTAGGGTATGAAGCTATTGAAAGTATATTTATTAATACAGGAGTTCTTATTAATGACAATTTAATGAAAAATGTAACTGATAATGCAAACAATTATACAGGAGTAAATAAGGTTGTATATGAATTATATTTAGGTAATCTTGCTTATAATTGGTTAATGATTAAATCTTTCAATGAAATCTCAGAAGAATATAATATAAAATGGGACAAAGATAATTATTATTACCTAATTGAATCATACCTTTCAGTAAAAGGGAGAAGTATTAGTATCTGGAATTGGACATCTGCATTTTACAGTCATGATTATTATAATATAAAACAAGGATTAAATAAAATTTCTTATATAACCAGTGTATTAGAAGAATATATAATGAGTTTAAATGGAGATAATTCTACATGTGCAGTAAATGAAATCATATTGGGCTTAATTAATGGAGAAGATTTTTATTTAAATAATAAGGATAATGTTACATATTTTGGTTTATCTGACAATTCTTCTTATCTCACTTTTACAGAATATGGGGGATATGGTTCATACATAATTATTAATCAATTAAACAAGAAATATAAATTAAATGGGGGGATGATTTTAGGTCTCTTCAATTTTTTAAAATCATCAAAAATAGTAAGTAATTTAAAAAATATAATAAACTCAGAAATACATAATATATACTCAAAAATCTACAACCAATTTTATTCAAAAATAAAAAATTTTAGATCAAATAATATTATAAATTATCTTTATAATAATGTTTCTAATTCTAGAACACTTTCTGGTATTGTTGGTGGTTTTATGGTTAATGCAGGTTTAATAATGACTTCATCTGGTGCTGGTGCGGTTGTAGGTATTCCATTATTAGCAGTAGGTACAATTTGTACTGCATATAGTTCTGGTTTGATTAATATTGATAAAAATAGTAAAAAAATAAGTGTTAATCTTACACAGCATAATGCAGTAGAATTTGGAATATCTATGGGGTTAAACGCATATGATTTAGGTTCGGAGTATAATTTTATTAATAAATTTGTTAAAACAAAAAGTATAATTAAATCTATTAAATGTATTCAATCAGAAATAAAAAGAGACATATAAGTTAATGTTGAAAAATTAGGTTTAGCTAAAGGTTATTATAAATATACAAAGAATAAAGTTATTGGTGAAAACAAGAAAAGAATTATTAAAGAAATCACGAAAAGTTATATTGTAAGTAAAGAAGTGAGTTTTACAGCAGATATTTTAACTTAATAATGAGGAATAGTTATGATATTTAAATATATTATAGTATTATTTTTTTTATATATTACAATTACTGTTCAAATTGCTAGTAGAGTTTCTGCTTTTAATAATGAAAAGGATTCAGAAAGAATTAATGAATATACTATAATTATTTGTGTATTAATGATGTTGATTCTTTATATTCTTTATTGTTGATTTTTTAGGGATGATTGGTTATGAATTTTTGGGTTGTATTTTTTATATTTCTTTATTTATTTGGTTTTGGAACATATTATTCAGCGGATCTTAAAAAATTACAGAAAAAACATTATGAATATATTATTATTTTTTTACTTATCTTTTTATTTTTTGCAATAATTTTTAAAGATGAAATTAACATGTTACCATAAAATTATATTTAAATGGTATATATTGGAATTTATATTAAATATAATACTTTATAATTAGATATAATTAATATTTTATTTTTATAATAGTTTTTTTTATTGTAAAAATTTTGAGTATATTGAAATTTTATTTTTTATAACAATTTAGGGGTATTGTGCTTTAAAATCAAATTTGATAAAGTTTATTTTAAAAATTATAAGAATTTCAACAATATAAATATTTTAGGCTTGAATTTTTCACATTTATGAGAGTTTTTGTAGGCCTGTTTTTGATGTATTGGAGTTTTGTACAAGTAGTGTTCCTAATAATACATATATATGGTTTTTTTACTGATTTTGGTGTAAATTTGTGTATTTTTCTTTTTTCTAGTGAATTTTTAAGTAGTTTGAAATAGTCTTCGATTTTACATTTTATATGTTTGTAATGTTTCCAATTTATTAGTTTGTTGATTAATTCTTTTTTTAATTGTTTTAAAAAGTCTTTTATTTTTGTTTAAATCTTTTTTATTTTTAAATATGTTTAATGAGTAGCTTAAAATATCATCAGGGTGTTTTATGTTTAGAAATTTTTTCGGGAAAATTAACGGGACAATCTGGTATTTGCTTATTTTGATTTGGTAGTTTGTGAGACTGTAATATCTTTTATCAAAGATTAATGTGTCTTGTTTTCTTATTATATGTCTTCTGTTTAATTATTTTATTATTTCTTCAAAAAGTTTTGCATCGTTGGGTGCGCCAGAATGGAATAAAATTGCAACGGGAGTTATAGAATCGTAATCAAGTATGAATGTTGCTTTAAATCCAATATAAAATCCTTTAGAGGAAGAATAGCTCCATTTAAGATCCATTTTTCTTAGTTTTTCTTTGGATTGTTTTTTTACGGTTAAAATTGAAATCTAAGTTTATTGGTGTTGCATCAACAATGAAAGTCCTTTTTTCTCTTTTTTATAGTTACAGAAAGCTTTTAATGCACTGTTTACAGCATTTGCATAATTTTCTACAGAGTTTCTTTGGAAGTAATCGTAGATTTCTTGAGCTTCTAAAATTTGATTTATTTTAAATTATTTTTTTAGTTCTTCTTTGTTTTTAAGGTTTTTTACAATAAAATCAAGTGGTAAATCGAAAAATATACTTATAAATTGTGTTTTGATTACTGTATCTAATTTTTTAAGGTTTTTAAACCCATTAGATGAAAATATTTGTTTTGATTTTCTAGAACCAATAATTTTAAATATTTTGTCTAACATAATATAGTTTGGGTCGTTTTTATCAAGATTTAAATTGTGGAACATTTTTTTCGCCAAATATATATTTGTTGCATTTATTATTTAGATTTATTGGTTTAAATGACCTTTTTTTATTAAATTACTAATTTTACAATTGTATTATTACAAAACAAGAATATACCATAATTAAAACTTATGAAAATAAGAAAAATTAGGCCTCAAAAACAAGTCAAAAATTCAGGCCCCCTAAAATGTTTAAAATTTTAATTTTTTAAATACTTGATATAAATTTAGGATTATATGTAAAAATTTTTAATATTTTTTTTAATTATTTAATATAAAATTAAGATTATATATAAAAATTTTTAATACTTGAAATTAAAATATAAATTATTATAATATAATATTATCAAATATTAAATAAAAATGAGGAATTTAAAATGACAGTTAAAAGAGGTTTACTCATTGGTAGGATGCAACCTATTCATAAAGGACATGTTCAGGTTATTTTAAAAACACTTGAAGAGGTTGATGAGGTTATTATTGGTGTTGGTAGTGCTCAAGAATCACACACAGTAACTAATCCTTTCACTGCTGGTGAAAGAGTATTAATGATTGAACAAGCTTTAGCAGATGAAGGTGTAGATTCATCTAGATATTATATTATACCTATGGAAGATATTTATACTAATGCTATATGGGTATCATATGTTAAAATGATGACACCACCATTTTCTATAGTTTTTTCAGGTAATCCTTTAGTACAAAGGTTATTTTATGAAGAAGATTTTGAAGTAAAAGCACCTCCTTTATTTAATAGGACTTTATTATCTGGAACAGAAGTTAGAAAAAGAATGATTAATGGTGGAAATTGGCAAGAACTTGTACCTAAAAAAACTATTGAATTAATTAATGAAATTGATGGTATAAATAGAATTAGACATCTTGCTAAAAAAGAACTTAGTGAAAGATAATTTTTTATACTCATATTATTGAGATTCTTAAAATTTATGATATATTTTGTTTCTAATTTAAAAAATATTGAATTTTAAAGTTAAATTTTTAAATAAAATATCTTAATAGATTCATATTAATTTAAATATTTTAATATAAATTTTTTTAGTTTATTTATTAATTTACTTAAAATTTCTTATATTTTTATATGATTTTTTAAATAAAATATTTATATAACTATAGTTATATTATTATATTATATAAAGAATAGATTATAAAATGGAGTGATTTTTATATGGTAGTACGTATAATTAAAAAAGATGATGATGTTGTAAGTTCTGCTGATTTAATTGACGATATTAAAAAATCTAAAAAAGTAGATGAAGCAGGTGCAATATTTACATTTGAAGGAATTGTAAGAGGTAAAGAACCTGGTAAAAAAGTAGATAAATTAATACTTAAAACTCCAGATATTGAAAAAGCTGAAAAAGAAATGAATGAAATCGCTGAAGATGTAAAAACAAAATTTGGAGTTTTTGAAGTTAATATTATTCATTATATAGGTGAATTTTATACTGGTGATAGTCTTTTTATTGTTGCAATTCTTGGACCTCATAGACAAAAATCTTATGAGGCTTTAATTGATACTATTGAAAGAGTTAAATTTGATATTGATTTTGAAAAAGAAGAAATTTCCAATCAAGGATCTAAAACTATATTAGCTGGAGGATAAATTTATGATGGGGTTTATTGTTGGTTTAATTGTAATAGCATTAATAATATTAGTTTTATATTTTCTTATTGAAAGTATTGCATTTTTATTTAAAATTGCATTTGTATTAATTGTTTTATATTTATTATTCCACTTTTGCTCCCTGTTATTAGGTTATAATTTCTTTAATTTAATAATAATTGGATTATCTTCAATAATTTAATCCTATTATTTTTAAATCTATTTTTTTAAATAATATCTTTTATTAGTTAATTGGTGTTTTCTTTTTTTATTATAGAATTTTTTATTTGTTTTTGTGTTTTTTTATTGTTTTTATTTGTTTTATTATGGGATTTTTTTTTATTGATGTTTAGTTGATTAGTGTTTTGTTTTTTGTTATAGGATTTTTTACTAAAATTTAATCGATTAGTGTTTTATTTTTATGATTTTTTATTATTTATTTTATTTTTTATAGATTTTAATAAAATTTATATTTTCTATTTAATTATTTTTGGTGTTTGTTTAGTCCCTCATTTGGCTTTTTTGAACATTTGACTGAATTTTAATATTGAATTTTTATTTATTTGATTTTTATTTTTATTTTTAATCTTATTGTTTAAAATTAAACATTTGTCATTTGGATAAAAATCTTTTTATAAAAAGTTATTTTTTTTATTTTAATTAAATTTTTTAAATAAAATAATTTTTTTTTATAAAAATTTTAAACAGTTTTATAAATCATATTGTATAATATTTATTATATATCTTTCATTTTTGTTTAATCGGAACTTCCCTAATTTTGAACAATATATAGAAACATTTATAAATGTTTAATTAATTAATACAAAATATGAAATCATTTGATATAAGTACTAAGACAAAGAATATTTTAGGCAATGCATGGGATGAACCATTGTCTGTTGAAGATGCAAATTATTTGATGAATTTAAAAGGCCATGAAGTTTTCTATTTACTTGGAACTGCTGATAGTTTAAGGCATGAAATTGTTGGTGATAAAGTTTCTTTTATTAATAATTGTAATATTAATTTTACAAATGTTTGTAAAATCAGATGTGGATTTTGTGCATTTGGTAAAGATAGAGATGATCCAGAAGCTTATATTTTAGATGATGATAAAATTTTAGCAAAAGCTCAAAATGCTGTTGATAATGGAGCTCGTGAGTTTTGTGTAATGGGTGGTGTTTTACCTGAAGCAGATATTGATTATTATGCACATTTATGTAAACTTCTTAAAGGTGAATTCCCAAATGTTATGATTCATGGTTTTTCACCAACTATGGTTTTTGATGCATGTAAAGTTTCTGAAATGTCATTAGATGAAGGTTTTAAAGTACTTAAAAAAGCTGGTTTAGATAGTCTTCCAGGTACTGCTGCAGAAATTTTAACTGATAGATCAAGAAAAATTATCTGTCCTAAAAAGGTAACTACTAAAGAATGGGTAGAAGTTGTTGAATCAGCTCATAAACAAGGACTTGTTGGTTCAGCAACAATGATGTATGGACATGTTGAAACTGTTGCAGAACGTGTTGAAACATTAGATATATTAAGAAAAGTTCAAGAAAAAACTCATGGTTTTACAGAGTTTATTCCAATGACTTTTATGCAACAATATTCACCAATCTTCTTAGAACAACATAAAAATCTTGGTGCAACTGGAATTGAAGATTTAAAACTTTATGCTGTTGCAAGATTAATGTTTAGGGATTTAATTCCAAATATTCAAGTATCTTGGGTAAAAATGGGTTTTAGATTTGCACAAGTTTCTCTTCTTGCAGGAGCAAATGATTTAGGTGGAACTCTTGGTGGAGATGAGTTATCTGAGGCTAGTGGTGCTCCTGATGGGGTAGATGCTTCTATTGTTGATCTTGTAAAATTAATTAATGCTCTTGGTAGAACTCCTATTGAAAGAAATACTAAATATACAGAATTTTTTGAAATTAATCAGAATAAATTAGATATTTAATTAAATAAAAATTTAGTGATATTATGGTTAATGATGAGGATATAGAATCTGAGGTAGTTATTGTTGAAAATGATGATCCATTAAAAATGATTTTAGATGAACTTGAATTATTATCTAAAGAATATCATTTTGGTAATGTTAAATTTAAAGTGGACTCTGATGATATTAATTTTACTAATGTTTTTCAAATAGAAGTACCTGATTCTATGGATGAATCTGAAGAAAAAGATAGTAGTTTTTATATAAAAGATAAAATCTATAATTTCTCAAGAGATAATAATCTTTTAAAACTTTTTAAAACAATTCGTATTGAGTTTGTAAGATTATAATTACTTATTATCTTTTATTATAGCTTTTATTTTCTGATTTTATATAATCTCATTAATAATTTATATTATTACTTTATAGACTAATATTTTAGTTTTTAAGATTCTTGAAAACTTTATTAAGTTTTTTAGGATTTATTTGGACTTTTAAGTTTAGATGATTTTATTATTGTTTAAGATTTATCTATTTTTAATTTTAGCTTTTAGTTTAAATGAGTTAATATGATTTATTTTTTAAATTTTAGTTTTTGTTTTAGTTTAATATGGTTTGGCTTTTAACTTTTAGTTTAAATGATTTTAAAAGATTAAAATTTTAATTAGTATATTATGAATAAATTTATAATAAATTTAAGAATTTTAACAATATTTATTTTTATGTATTATATTTTTTTAATTATTTAATTTTTATATACCTAGAGAAATTAATGTTTTATTTATAAGAATTAAACAAATTATAAAAGTATTAAAATATATATTTAAATTATTATATTACAATTAATATCTTATGAATTAACTTAAATTAAAATAGTTTTAATTCATTTTTATTTTTTAAAAATTCCTTTTTTAGGATATTTATTAAATTTCAAGCGGTTATAAAATGTTTAAAGTAGAAAATTTATCTAAAACTTATAAATTATCTGATGGAAATGAAATAATTGGAATCAAAGATATTAACCTTGAGATTAAAGAAGGAGAAATTTTAGGTATTATTGGTACTAGTGGTTCTGGTAAGACAACTCTTTTAAGATGTCTTAGAGGTGTTGAAAAATTTGATGAAGGAAAAGTAATTGTTGATGATGTTGTTGTTAATGCTTCTGATAGTCAATATTATTATAATCAGCTTAAAAAGGTTACTGCAATTCATTTACAAAGAAATTTTGGTTTATGGCCTGCTTCTTGTAGAGAAAATATCTTAAGAAAATTTTATGGTGCTAAATATGGTGATGAAGCTTCAACTAATTTAAAAGAAGCTGAAGAAGAATTTGGTGAAGAAACAGACAAAATTTTAGAACTTGTTGGTCTTAAAGACAAACAAAAATATTCTTCTCTTGTATTAAGTGGTGGTGAAAA is part of the Methanobrevibacter wolinii SH genome and encodes:
- a CDS encoding nicotinamide-nucleotide adenylyltransferase translates to MTVKRGLLIGRMQPIHKGHVQVILKTLEEVDEVIIGVGSAQESHTVTNPFTAGERVLMIEQALADEGVDSSRYYIIPMEDIYTNAIWVSYVKMMTPPFSIVFSGNPLVQRLFYEEDFEVKAPPLFNRTLLSGTEVRKRMINGGNWQELVPKKTIELINEIDGINRIRHLAKKELSER
- a CDS encoding molybdenum cofactor biosynthesis protein MoaE, which encodes MVVRIIKKDDDVVSSADLIDDIKKSKKVDEAGAIFTFEGIVRGKEPGKKVDKLILKTPDIEKAEKEMNEIAEDVKTKFGVFEVNIIHYIGEFYTGDSLFIVAILGPHRQKSYEALIDTIERVKFDIDFEKEEISNQGSKTILAGG
- the cofH gene encoding 5-amino-6-(D-ribitylamino)uracil--L-tyrosine 4-hydroxyphenyl transferase CofH; translated protein: MKSFDISTKTKNILGNAWDEPLSVEDANYLMNLKGHEVFYLLGTADSLRHEIVGDKVSFINNCNINFTNVCKIRCGFCAFGKDRDDPEAYILDDDKILAKAQNAVDNGAREFCVMGGVLPEADIDYYAHLCKLLKGEFPNVMIHGFSPTMVFDACKVSEMSLDEGFKVLKKAGLDSLPGTAAEILTDRSRKIICPKKVTTKEWVEVVESAHKQGLVGSATMMYGHVETVAERVETLDILRKVQEKTHGFTEFIPMTFMQQYSPIFLEQHKNLGATGIEDLKLYAVARLMFRDLIPNIQVSWVKMGFRFAQVSLLAGANDLGGTLGGDELSEASGAPDGVDASIVDLVKLINALGRTPIERNTKYTEFFEINQNKLDI